The region TAGGCATCTATATGACCAGTGCCATTTGTAATACTGTCTTCTTTGTTAGGAGTCTCGCTCTCAGTCAAAATCTCCAACGGGTACTCCTGCTCGTGTAAAATCGGAGAGCAGGTCAGGATCTCGTAGTCCATCAAGGGTTTCCAAACACTCTGAATCCCATTCTCGATCAAGATCAAAATCCAGGTAAGTTTGAAATCATACTGAAAATGCTTTCCAAGAGTTTTTCACAGTAAAGTTTAACCACATCCCTCTAttggctccattttttttaaaaaaaacgtttttttggcgggggggggggggagtgggccttggactcagggcctgagcactgtccctggcttccttttgctcaaggctagcactctgccacttgagccacagcacctcttctggccattttctgtatatgtggtgctggggaattgaacccagggcctcatgtatacgaggcaagctctcttgccactaggccatatacccagccccaagGCTCCATTTTTTTAACATAAGCTTCACCATAGGCTCAGAATCATGAAGTAATTTTTCTCAGACTGTAGCATTTAGAAGcgaataattttacttttaataatcagttcctaagctactcagaaggctggggtctggggatcatggttcaaagccagctggggcaggaaagtccatgagacactccccccctccccccccccccccccccagttctggggcctgaactcagggcctaggcactgtccctgagcttcttttgctcaaggctagttctctatcacttgagccacagcaccacttctggctttttctgtttaatgtcgtactgaggaatcaaacccaaggcttcatgcatggtaggcaagcactctaacgctaagccacattcccagccctgtaaattgTTTAGTATGACCGACATTACTTGTTTGGGTAACCTTAAAGATAAGTCACATAAATGATGAGATAAataattttttcattaatttagcAGGATTGGGTAGGGACAGGTTTCACTTAAAGCTCCCTACTTAGCTTTAACATTCTTGGGCCTATCTGCTGTGCTATACCGTGCCCATTGTTGTATGCGATAGGAAATGGGAAGCAGCAGTAAACATTAATGGGTGGGAAGGTGAAGAAAGCATCaaaaaaatttatttagaaaTGTACTAAAATAGTTAGATTTTATAAATTAAGCAGATAACTAGATTTTCAGCATgccaaagaaaaattgaaaaaagataaCGTAACCACAAAGCACATAGAAAACTATATGAAGATTGTGATTAGAATTTTACTGTAGAGGTAATGACtgtgtgttctttttgttttttgtttttttgtcagtcctggggcttggactcagggcctgagcactgcccctggtttctttttgctcaaggctagcactctgccacttgagccacagtgccacttctagccattttctgtatatgtagtgctggggaattgaacccagggctttcatgtatatgaggcaagcactctttccactaggccatatccccagcccttgttttcctttttaaggaaAGTAAAGCTTTTAATGTGTTTGAAGGTAATGTAAATGGAGTGAGCATGGAAGGGATTAGACAGAATAGGAATAGGGAGAGGTTACAGTGAttgaagagagattttttttttcccagaaaggCCAAAGGCAAGACTAAGTGTGTAACTTAGTAGAATGTTGTTGATCTCCattatgacaaaaaagaaaaaaacaaaattgagaatAGTTGGGGGTCTATGTATATAATCttggaagagaaaaatgatagGTTATTCCAATATTTTTTACTTGAATTATTTCCATCAAAGGTCAAGGTCAAGGAGGCATTCTCATAGACGATACACTCGATCCAGGTCTCACTCTCACAGGAGAAGATCTCGAAGTAGGTCCTATACACCAGAATACCGGCGACGGAGGAGCCGAAGTCACTCTCCAATGTCTAATCGGAGAAGACATACAGGCAGCAGGGTATGTGGTATAAAGGTTAatgccaccttttttttttcttgtgtagtTATGGcttaatatctttcttttttcccccttttatttaaaatgcaaacaaGATCATTGCTTTTATGTTTGCTTGTGGATTCTGAGGCTTGAGCAGAACCTCTTGCTTagtttgcttgctcacagctagctggtgttctgccactctggctttgaacagtatcttcagatctcagcctctgagtagctgggattataggtgtgagccaccagtgcctggctagaccATTGTTGTTGAAGGTAGTACTCAAGAAACACCCTTAATTAGCTGTTTTAGATTTCCAAATAAACATGAGAtgtgccataaaggaaatgccatTGTTTTAGCAAGCCTGCATACTTCATGATAGCTGCTACAAAGGgattatattttctttacttCTGAATGGTTTAAAAGAAATGAAGCTTGGTACCAGTggctaaatcctagctactcaggaggctggagatctgagatccccagttcaaagccagcccaggcaggaatgttggAGAGACTATTTCTAATTggccaccaaaataaataaataaataaatccagaggtggagctgtggctcaaggtagagcactagtattgaacaaaaaaagctcaggaacagggctggggatatggcctagtggcaagagtgcttgcctcgtatatatgaggccctgggttcaattccccagcaccacatatacagaaaacggccagaagtggcgctgtggctcaagtggcagagtgctagccttgagcaaaaagaagccggggacagtgctcaggccctgagtccagtccccaggactggtcaaaaaaaaaaagctcaggaacagggtgccagtggcttacacttataatactagctacacaggagactgagatctgaggatcacagttcaaagccagccttggaaagaaagtttgagagacttatcttccagttaatcacaggaaaagccagaagtgacactgtagctcaaatagtagagaactAGCTGTTAGCAAGAAGGAGCCCAGGGAACAGCACCCAAAccgcccagagttctagcccatgagtagcaaaaattttaaaaagctcagggatagggcagCGACCAgacttcaagccttaggactggcaccaaaaaaaaatattaacaatttgCATCTTTATGATGTTATGTTATAGAAAATtaggagctgggtaccagtggctcataccagtactcttagctactgtggaggctgagatctgaagatttagaatcagagctagcctgggcagagaagtccatgagactttatcttgacttaaccaccagaaaaaccagaagtggagctgtgactcaaagtggtagagtgctagctttgagcatgtGTCATTCTAAAGTTCTTTGCTTATCCTATCTGATAACACTCATTTAACTATGGTAGAGTATGTCATATTTCATAATAGAATataatttatgtttaattttaaaatcagaaacattCAAAGAATATTGTTGATAAAGAATGAAAGTGTAAATATCTAGGTCATTGGCTCCAAATAAGTCTCATATTGGGCATAAATAGTAAATTCTTAAAATTCTTGGGTTAGAAACATTTTTGCTCAGGTTGTATCTATGAAATGTTTCAAAGAAAGTCTGGGTGTTCCTGTGAATTATGAAATAATAAGGTTTACTTACTTTAGGTTTCTTAATGACTGGAAACAATATATTCTATATGTAGGTTGTCTTAGTTTGATTTTAACTAAAACTTAATACTGTCTTTATTTGATAGGCGAATCCAGATCCCAACACTTGTCTGGGAGTGTTTGGCCTCAGTTTGTACACAACAGAGAGAGATCTTCGTGAAGTATTTTCTCGATACGGACCATTGAGTGGTGTCAATGTGGTTTATGATCAACGTACTGGGCGATCACGTGGATTTGCTTTTGTGTATTTTGAGAGAATAGATGACTCCAAggaggtttgtttttattttgaaagattATTCAGTGAATGATAGTAGGATTGTGGTACTATTTAGTTCTAATATAACAGAACTTTAACCTGATTTAAACTTAACCTATCAATGTTAAAATGTTAGAGTGACCAGTTTCACTTATGTTTCTATTTcagttttttaatttatctttttagCTACTCATGGAAAGGACTTCAatttatgtcagtttatgaatacagcaaGACTAAATCAGTGCCACACTTTACATCATTCTCGCCCCCCTCTTAAAACCCTGCTGATTCCTTCTTtgtatatgtgtttttgtgttagttctggggcttgaagtcaaggcctagtaggtactgcccttgagcttttgtgctcaaggcttgcactttactacttgagccacagctccacttctggtttgttgttttgtttttttaccaatcccaggacttgaacttaattgtccctgaacttattttgctcaagggtagcactctaccacttgagccacagcaccacttctgactttttctctttatgtggtactgaggaattgaacccagggcttcgtgcaagctagggaagcactctaccactaagccacatgcccagttctggtttggttttggttgttaATCTAAGAATCTCATGCCCTTTCCTgctccgctggctttgaactgctatcatcaactctcagccttctgagtaggtaggagagttataaacatgagccactagagcctggctagttccattttcatacatgtaatttgttttgttttgaagacaaCCTCATTATACAGCcaaggctagcctagaacttGGAGTCCTCAATCCTCTGTCTCTCAAGTGTTAAGAATGCAGGCTCTTTTGATTTAGTTTTATCTTGATTGAAATCTTCTTTGTAAAGTAAGCTATGCCATAATATAgctgtttagggctgggaatatggcctagtgttaagagtgcttgcctcgcatacataaagccctgggttcgattcctcagcaccacatacatagaaaaacccagaagtggcgctgtggctcaagtagtagagtgctggccttgagcagaaagaagccagagacagtgctcaagccctgagtggaagccccaggactggcaaaataataaataatagagcTGTTTATTTTAATGGGAAAGGTAAAGTGTGTGTTATATTAAGTTTTATTCTTACAACTGGTTCTGAACCCATCTATAAATATAGAACTTTGTTCTTATGTTTTACCAATCTATTTTATAATTGGAAAATAATACATTGATATGTACAacataaacaataataaaaattggcatttagtttaaaaataatagGTATTGGCATTGAGTGGGTAGAAACCAGAAATGCTGCTGAACATGCCATAATCTGATAGTACACTTGGTATTGTGCATACCTGTAGTcgctactactcaggaagctgaggtgagATCATCAAGAGGCTCCTGGGTAACAGTGAGATCCCCACAGCAACATGATTACTATCATGCACAGAATGGCCCCCTGTAATATGGAATCAGTTTCCAAGGTTAAGAAACCCTGGATGAGCTAggatttggtggctcatgcctgtaatcatagctactcaggaggccaagatctgaggtacaaagtccacgagactcatctccaattaatcttcaAAGGTGGAAGtacagttgtagctcaagtggtagaggactagccttaaacacaaaagttcaggaatggcacccaggccctgtttaagccccaagactgttttttgtgcgcgtgtgtgttttttgcttttttattatagCGATGATGTACAGTGGAATTACAGTtacgagtcaggtaatgagtacatttcctttcatacagtgtctccTGTTCCCTTAACTCTGTCCCAGTCCCACCCTCCCATCTGcatccatgagttgtatagttcactttcatcagtgtccagtgagctccactgtttTCACCCATTTTCCATCTCCTCAACCTTCCAAAGACGTTTGGGTATACCATACATCaagtaaagaaaacagaatcatcaaaacctttttataaaacaggaaaaaaggggttgggaatatgacctagtggtagagtacttgcctcgtatacgtgaagcacttgggttcgattcctcagtaccacaggtatagaaaaggccagaagtggcactgtggctcaagtggtagagtgctggccttgaggaaaaagaagccagggacagtgctcaggccctagttcaagcccccaggactggcaaaaagaaaaagaactccaAATTGTGGAGTTTGCttcaatatgtatattattttatataaatataaatacagagaGGCACTTGGACGTAAGTATAAAATCTAGAAGTAATGGGATATGTGTCCTAAAATGATATATATTAAGTACAGATAGCTCTTTTTCATGCCAGGCATTATTGTGAAACATTTAATCCAGTAACTCGGGAGACTGAGGAATGAGGATCTCATGTTCAAGGTTAGACTACACTTGAGAGAtcctgtgtatatacatacacatatttccaTGTTAAAGACAGAAGCACTTGTGTGCAGGTTAAATTCCTTTGTTTTTGAAGTTCACTAGGTGGCAGTGTTCACGGTTTCTTGTTTCTTGCttttgaaagttttgctatttagtCCAGTCTGATCTTGCACTCCTTCCTAGAGTGTTGGGATTGTAGGCATACTCCCTCCATGCCCAGCTTTAGAGATTTTTGGGTCATTTGTTGGGTTTTAAGTTTAAGCATGGACTCATTTTGGTATGACAGGGTTAATGAAGAGATTTGCCGGtggggttgggggttgggggtgtgAGAGAACCATCTCCTTCCCACACAGAAAACAGAAGTCTCCTAGGGGGCTTAAAAATTAAGTCTTTGTGAATTACATTAAATTTGTGAATCTTTAACTTATTTTCAGCAAGAAGCTGAAAGGGTATTATCATAAATTCATGTTTATCGTTTCTTGGCTACTTTATAGTGTCTTACTAGCATATTGAACTGTGGACTAAAGAACAAGAATAGAAGAAGGTTGTGAATAAAACctgtaaggttttttttgtttttgtttttgctttttttttttttggccagtcctggggcttccactcagggcctgagcactgtccctggcttctttctgctcaaggctagcactctacacttgagccacagcaccacttcggggtttttctatatatgtgatgctgaggaatggaacccagggcttcatgtatatgaggcaagcactcttgccactaggccatattcccagcccccatgctctaccattttgaaccacagttggaaatgagagtcttacaggaacttttttccctggctggctttgaaccttgatcctcagagctcagcttcttgagtggctaagattataggcatgagccaacaatgACCAGCTGATTTGCTTGTTTTTAATAGTTACTTTAAGGATAGTGAGTTGCAACTGGCTTTATCTTTTTTCTAGGCTATGGAAAGAGCAAATGGAATGGAGCTGGATGGAAGAAGAATTCGCGTGGATTACTCTATCACCAAGAGAGCACATACACCTACACCAGGCATCTACATGGGCAGACCAACTCAGTAAGGTTTCAAATTTCACAGGTCTGGGGGGCAGTGGTTAATCAgacgatgattttttttttctgtaagactTAAAAGctaattaaattatatttaaattaaatttaaattaaattatatatattctttgtattGTTTTACTTTTGAACTTCAGGTCTTGTACTTGCGAGgcaactctgtcacttgaaccatgctttctCACCTGTTTTTTGTTCCTGTATGACTTTGGAGTCCTCTGTATGTAAGGCAGGgaagattgttttttctttttcttttttgtaccagtcGTTGGGCTTCACCTCAGGGCTCAGGTGCTGTTCCTTagagttttggtttatttttgctcacgactaacactctaccatttgagccacagctccacttttggctttttgggtggttaactggagatgagactctcatggactgtcctgcccaggctggcttccaactgcgatcctcacatctcagcaacAGGGAGTGTTTTCTGATGTTTGAAATTGTCAGTGTTCACATTGAGCAAAATACAAATGGGGGCTAGAAATGCTTTCAAATACACAACCAAACACTGTAACAAGTATTTGAGAACAAAAGATGGAATAAATGCTTTCATATTAGTTGAAGCCTTTCTGAGGAAAATGGGTTTAGATGAGAAGATCCTTCAGCAAACAAAGTGGAAATGGTGTCCTTGTGGTTAGGCAGTAACACCAATGAaggcctttttaaaaattcagccaggtggctcacacctgtaatcctaactactctggaggctaagatctaaggatcatgatggttcaaagccagcctgggcagaaaaattgatgaaactcttcatttaaccactaaaaaaccaagagtggagctgtggcttaagtggtagagcgtaaGACTTGAGCacaacagcacccatgccctgagttcaagcccaggaccagcccacACAAAAAGGCTTAGGGGATAGGggattgttttgccagtcctggggcttggactcggggcctgagcactgttcttggcttctttttgctcaaggttagcactctaccacttgagccacagtgccactttcggctttttctgtttatgtggtgctgaggaatggaacccagacttggagcatgctaggcaagcactctttctaccactaggccacattccgagCCCCACAAACAAAGTTTTAAATTCAACTCCAGAGGTTTGAATATCAGATCCTTGGAGTTTTGGTGCTGAACCTCAATGTAAGGTGGGTGAGTCATCTTTAATACTTAGAgttatactttttattattaatatttaattaccTTTTAGTTGTTCATAGGCATAATTAACACCAAAGCATGCCACGtacaggtggcttacacctgttatcctgactactcaggaggctgagatctgaggatcaccattcaaagccagcctgggcagaaaagtccatgagcctctttatctacagttagccaccaaaaaatctggaagtggaactgtggctcaagtagtatagaaTGCTAGTctcagcaaagaagctcaaggactgtgctcaggctctgagttcaagccctagtacttgcacacacacatacacaactaaAAAACAATATCATGGAAATCAGCAAAATAAGATGTGCATTTGTCATGAAgggttgtttttatcttttttgcttctgttttcagtTGAATAATCTTGGAACATTAGTCATTTCCATTGCtgtataacttttctttttcctacagtaGCAGTGGTGGAACATTAGTCATTTCCATTGCtgtataacttttctttttcctacagtaGCGGTGGTGGAGGTggcggtggaggtggtggtggaggtggcggTGGTGGCAGACGTCGTGATTCTTACTATGATAGAGGATATGATCGAGGGTATGACAGATACGAAGATTATGATTATCGGTAcaggtaattttgttttttagatttCTGTTCTGAATTGGGTGGTGGCCCATGTATTATTGATACTTTTATATTTAACTAGGTCGTTGCTAGGTGGCAGTAGTCCCAGCTATAGGGAGCTGAGGTAGGGAATCACTTGAGCCTAGTGCCCAACATAGACTCCcatcttttaaaaagacaaacaagacttgatgtttaaaataaataggGCCAGGAGTGTCACTCTGGTAGAACATCCTTGCATTACTCAACCCTGGAATCAATCCCCAGCCcttccaaatgaaataaaatatatgtgatgTTTTCA is a window of Perognathus longimembris pacificus isolate PPM17 chromosome 2, ASM2315922v1, whole genome shotgun sequence DNA encoding:
- the Tra2a gene encoding transformer-2 protein homolog alpha isoform X1 — protein: MSDVEENNFEGRESRSQSKSPTGTPARVKSESRSGSRSPSRVSKHSESHSRSRSKSRSRSRRHSHRRYTRSRSHSHRRRSRSRSYTPEYRRRRSRSHSPMSNRRRHTGSRANPDPNTCLGVFGLSLYTTERDLREVFSRYGPLSGVNVVYDQRTGRSRGFAFVYFERIDDSKEAMERANGMELDGRRIRVDYSITKRAHTPTPGIYMGRPTHSGGGGGGGGGGGGGGGGRRRDSYYDRGYDRGYDRYEDYDYRYRRRSPSPYYSRYRSRSRSRSYSPRRY
- the Tra2a gene encoding transformer-2 protein homolog alpha isoform X2, coding for MSDVEENNFEGRESRSQSKSPTGTPARVKSESRSGSRSPSRVSKHSESHSRSRSKSRSRSRRHSHRRYTRSRSHSHRRRSRSRSYTPEYRRRRSRSHSPMSNRRRHTGSRANPDPNTCLGVFGLSLYTTERDLREVFSRYGPLSGVNVVYDQRTGRSRGFAFVYFERIDDSKEAMERANGMELDGRRIRVDYSITKRAHTPTPGIYMGRPTHSGGGGGGGGGGGGGGGGRRRDSYYDRGYDRGYDRYEDYDYRYRRSPSPYYSRYRSRSRSRSYSPRRY
- the Tra2a gene encoding transformer-2 protein homolog alpha isoform X3 → MSNRRRHTGSRANPDPNTCLGVFGLSLYTTERDLREVFSRYGPLSGVNVVYDQRTGRSRGFAFVYFERIDDSKEAMERANGMELDGRRIRVDYSITKRAHTPTPGIYMGRPTHSGGGGGGGGGGGGGGGGRRRDSYYDRGYDRGYDRYEDYDYRYRRRSPSPYYSRYRSRSRSRSYSPRRY